Proteins co-encoded in one Lineus longissimus chromosome 11, tnLinLong1.2, whole genome shotgun sequence genomic window:
- the LOC135495671 gene encoding glucose-fructose oxidoreductase domain-containing protein 1-like, with protein sequence MTINQKIYSYSNRGPKFRTMQPGIGVFGTGTTVRCLVPILKTCGFQVQALWGRTKDLAEDAARDLSIPFSTNKVDDVLLHKDVDLVFISCPPHLQSPIAEKALGIGKHVICGTPAGPGQIDAFKMVSGARYYPSLMSLMCYGLRLLPAFDKMKTLISDGYIGDFIACEARVHCGSMLKDDYDWMCDELMGGGVLNTIGGTIIDIVSYVTKQKAVKVHGLLKTFTKQTPKINGIRQITSDDFCSFQMEMESGACAIITLNNHIPGQFMQEVLICGNKGRLIAKGADLYGQKNEAHKEELLYHDPMNILDVQRSYVSETIRADIPIPYLKGLIKLIDAVKDAFKSVAERHGWSRAPVSQAATFEDALYIQTVIDAVRKSSTKGEWVKVNIMTEEPDPNPFLSAAVRRSTFSLYY encoded by the coding sequence ATGACAATAAATCAAAAGATATATTCATATAGCAACCGTGGGCCAAAATTCAGGACAATGCAACCAGGGATAGGTGTGTTTGGAACTGGTACGACAGTCCGATGTCTGGTGCCAATTTTGAAGACGTGTGGTTTTCAGGTGCAGGCTTTGTGGGGACGGACCAAGGACCTTGCTGAAGATGCAGCGCGGGATTTAAGTATTCCTTTTAGCACAAATAAAGTTGACGATGTTCTTTTGCACAAGGATGTGGACTTAGTTTTCATAAGTTGTCCGCCCCATTTGCAGTCGCCGATTGCCGAAAAGGCACTAGGTATTGGCAAACATGTTATCTGTGGGACTCCAGctggtccaggacagattgatGCATTTAAGATGGTTAGTGGTGCTCGATACTATCCATCGCTCATGTCGTTGATGTGCTATGGTTTGAGATTGTTGCCAGCTTTTGATAAAATGAAGACACTTATCAGTGACGGTTatattggtgattttattgCCTGCGAAGCACGTGTTCATTGTGGCAGCATGTTGAAGGATGACTATGACTGGATGTGCGATGAATTGATGGGTGGTGGAGTGCTCAATACTATCGGTGGTACTATCATAGACATTGTCAGTTACGTGACCAAACAAAAGGCAGTCAAAGTTCACGGATTGttaaaaacgtttacaaaaCAAACACCAAAGATAAATGGTATTCGCCAAATCACCAGCGATGATTTCTGCAGCTTTCAAATGGAGATGGAGAGTGGGGCTTGTGCAATAATAACTCTGAACAACCACATTCCTGGACAGTTCATGCAAGAGGTCCTTATCTGTGGCAACAAAGGGCGTCTGATTGCTAAAGGTGCCGATTTGTATGGCCAAAAGAATGAAGCGCACAAAGAGGAACTTTTGTATCATGACCCCATGAATATTCTTGATGTTCAGAGGTCATATGTTTCTGAAACAATCCGCGCAGACATTCCCATTCCATACTTAAAAGGTCTGATTAAGTTGATTGATGCAGTTAAGGATGCGTTTAAGTCAGTCGCAGAGCGCCATGGTTGGTCCAGAGCACCAGTCTCTCAAGCAGCTACATTTGAAGATGCACTATACATCCAGACCGTCATTGATGCAGTCAGAAAATCAAGCACCAAAGGGGAATGGGTGAAGGTGAACATTATGACGGAAGAGCCTGACCCTAACCCATTCTTGTCAGCAGCAGTCAGGAGAAGTACATTCTCCCTTTATTACTGA